A single window of Malus sylvestris chromosome 5, drMalSylv7.2, whole genome shotgun sequence DNA harbors:
- the LOC126624503 gene encoding uncharacterized protein LOC126624503 — translation MSSKRDPAWEHGDPIDGNKHGTICKYCGRVMKSGGVTRLKYHLSGLDPSKNVQRCDNVPPEVKAFISTLLKNKKQQKEKMTQGMENIRAELRGEVYGQAVDSDDDDDEDECDDDMGPEERRSLKQALRASKQSAWERENLHKIPNRGQGSGTSGGAQMRRGGSLRESQPTPPIAPSLYKSSNARQKSVWSYFKGGNVKEGMGRLISKFFIYENVPAAKASSHHFKNMVVGCQQAGVGVQPPTPYEIRNKYLDMEYKDIGEYVNKLRSKWETNGCTIMCDGWTCPTRLSIINFMVYSKGKTIFLKSVDASDHIKNYKYIYKLLRDVIMEVGEHNVVQVVTDNGSAFVKAGKKLMKHHNVFWTSCAAHCIDLMFEAMGKRENVATVVKRARTITNYIYNHGWLLAKMREFCRGEIIRPATT, via the coding sequence atgtcaagtaaacgtgatccagcttgggaacatggagacccaatagacggaaacaaacatggcacaatttgcaaatattgtggtcgggtaatgaagagtggcggagtgacacgactgaagtatcatcttagtggattagatccatcaaaaaatgtccaacgatgcgataatgtccccccagaagtgaaggcattcatcagcacattattaaaaaataaaaaacagcagaaggaaaagatgacacaaggaatggaaaatattcgagctgagctacggggagaagtctatggccaagcggttgacagtgatgatgatgacgatgaggacgaatgtgatgatgacatgggacctgaagaacgacgcagtttgaaacaagcattacgtgcctccaaacagtcagcatgggaaagagaaaaccttcataaaattcctaataggggacaaggttccgggacaagtggtggtgcacaaatgagacggggaggcagtcttagagaatcacaaccaacaccaccaatagccccaagtttatataagtcatccaacgcacgtcaaaagagtgtttggagttatttcaagggaggtaatgtgaaggagggaatggggcgtctaattagcaagttctttatctatgaaaatgtccctgctgcgaaggcttcatcacatcatttcaaaaatatggtagtgggatgtcaacaggccggtgttggagtacaacctcccactccctatgagataagaaacaaatatttggatatggagtataaagacattggcgagtatgttaacaagttgaggtcaaagtgggaaactaatggttgcacaatcatgtgtgacggatggacctGCCCGACCAGATTATCTATcatcaacttcatggtataTTCCAAGggcaagacaatttttttgaagtctgttgatgcttcagaccatataaagaattacaaatatatttacaaattattgagggatgtaatcatggaggtgggagagcataatgttgtccaagtcgtgaccgacaacggttctgcatttgtcaaagctggaaaaaagttaatgaagcatcataatgtgttttggacatcatgtgcagcacattgtattgatcttatgtttgaggcaatggggaagagagagaatgttgctactgtggtcaaaagagctagaacgatcactaattatatttacaatcacggttggttgttggcaaagatgcgtgaattttgcagaggagaaattattcgtccagctaccacttga
- the LOC126624501 gene encoding uncharacterized protein LOC126624501 isoform X1 has product MGAVYELMRVVKDELERKHGARWVVKIIEDRWYKTLYHDLHAAAYYLNPRYQYRPGVGDDGTLIRVVHNVYSKLDPASPAVGQFGNELTWFKDARRTFGEPTSVAARTNMSPTEWWIMYGTDAPTVRKLAIKVLSQTASSSACERNWSTFALIHTKQRNKLAHSSLEKLVYCYYNMKLQIRDKEAEIDHVDRGDPLDVFDIVGEDDDTEGNQLFQWIRPLHLDDDEGNPAPRVAEEARNEGINVERVLEEEVGSSSADSFEELLHPMPSNTGIPPFSNPTQPQHRADTNDSSSTRSGDSPTTGGGNDEGNSGAGGSGGGYGNYYGPPPPGYMSPFTGEANFTHATQDDDHGSRRAGPGIGAIGKDYTRRERGKGILSSQEDDSLSRTSDSFGLGSSNYGYTHNQPFPYPLYPIPVGMESSDSWNQSQPQSSNDFSYGQPQPISDPYGWHINNYMQNYFGDLSFDNYFSQYTHSTHRDDEDSDKFEPHRNSMWY; this is encoded by the exons atgggggctgtatatgagttgatgcgtgtagtgaaggatgaattggaaagaaaacatggtgcaaggtgggtcgtaaaaataattgaagaccgatggtataaaacattataccacgatttgcatgcagcag catattatttgaatccccgataccaatacagacccggtgttggagatgatggtacccttatacgtgttgtacataatgtatactctaaattagaccctgcatcaccagcagttggccaatttggaaatgag ctaacatggtttaaagatgcaagaagaacatttggagaaccaacatcagttgctgctcgaacaaatatgtctccta ctgaatggtggatcatgtatgggaccgatgcaccaactgtgagaaagttagcaataaaagtattatcacaaacagcttcctcatcagcttgtgaaagaaattggagcacatttgcactcatccatacaaagcaaagaaataagttggctcatagtagcttggaaaaattagtttattgctactacaacatgaagcttcaaattcgagataaggaagcagaaatcgatcatgtcgaccgtggtgacccactagatgtgtttgatattgttggtgaagatgatgatacggagggtaaccaactttttcaatggattagacctcttcatttagatgatgatgaaggcaacccagctcccagagttgctgaagaagcacgtaatgaagggataaatgtagaaagagtattagaggaggaggtgggatctagcagcgctgactctttcgAAGAACTTTTGCACCCAATGCCAagcaacactggaattccacctttttccaatcctacacaaccacaacatcgtgctgatactaatgatagctctagtacaagatcaggagactcacctaccaccggaggtgggaatgatgaaggaaatagtggagctggaggtagtggtggtggatatggaaactattatggaccaccacctcccggatatatgagccccttcactggtgaggcaaacttcacgcatgcaacacaagatgatgaccatggcagtaggcgggcaggaccaggaattggtgccatagggaaggactatactcgcagagaaagaggcaaagggattttgtcaagtcaagaagatgactcgttatctagaacttcagactcttttggattgggaagtagtaactatggttatactcataaccaaccatttccctaccctttatatcccattcctgttgggatggaatcgagcgactcatggaatcaatcccagcctcaatcttcaaatgatttttcttatggacaacctcaaccaatctcggatccatatgggtggcatattaacaattacatgcaaaactattttggggatttatcatttgataactacttttcacaatacactcattctacacatagagatgatgaagatagtgacaaatttgaacctcataggaactctatgtggtactaa
- the LOC126624501 gene encoding uncharacterized protein LOC126624501 isoform X2: MQQLTWFKDARRTFGEPTSVAARTNMSPTEWWIMYGTDAPTVRKLAIKVLSQTASSSACERNWSTFALIHTKQRNKLAHSSLEKLVYCYYNMKLQIRDKEAEIDHVDRGDPLDVFDIVGEDDDTEGNQLFQWIRPLHLDDDEGNPAPRVAEEARNEGINVERVLEEEVGSSSADSFEELLHPMPSNTGIPPFSNPTQPQHRADTNDSSSTRSGDSPTTGGGNDEGNSGAGGSGGGYGNYYGPPPPGYMSPFTGEANFTHATQDDDHGSRRAGPGIGAIGKDYTRRERGKGILSSQEDDSLSRTSDSFGLGSSNYGYTHNQPFPYPLYPIPVGMESSDSWNQSQPQSSNDFSYGQPQPISDPYGWHINNYMQNYFGDLSFDNYFSQYTHSTHRDDEDSDKFEPHRNSMWY; this comes from the exons atgcagcag ctaacatggtttaaagatgcaagaagaacatttggagaaccaacatcagttgctgctcgaacaaatatgtctccta ctgaatggtggatcatgtatgggaccgatgcaccaactgtgagaaagttagcaataaaagtattatcacaaacagcttcctcatcagcttgtgaaagaaattggagcacatttgcactcatccatacaaagcaaagaaataagttggctcatagtagcttggaaaaattagtttattgctactacaacatgaagcttcaaattcgagataaggaagcagaaatcgatcatgtcgaccgtggtgacccactagatgtgtttgatattgttggtgaagatgatgatacggagggtaaccaactttttcaatggattagacctcttcatttagatgatgatgaaggcaacccagctcccagagttgctgaagaagcacgtaatgaagggataaatgtagaaagagtattagaggaggaggtgggatctagcagcgctgactctttcgAAGAACTTTTGCACCCAATGCCAagcaacactggaattccacctttttccaatcctacacaaccacaacatcgtgctgatactaatgatagctctagtacaagatcaggagactcacctaccaccggaggtgggaatgatgaaggaaatagtggagctggaggtagtggtggtggatatggaaactattatggaccaccacctcccggatatatgagccccttcactggtgaggcaaacttcacgcatgcaacacaagatgatgaccatggcagtaggcgggcaggaccaggaattggtgccatagggaaggactatactcgcagagaaagaggcaaagggattttgtcaagtcaagaagatgactcgttatctagaacttcagactcttttggattgggaagtagtaactatggttatactcataaccaaccatttccctaccctttatatcccattcctgttgggatggaatcgagcgactcatggaatcaatcccagcctcaatcttcaaatgatttttcttatggacaacctcaaccaatctcggatccatatgggtggcatattaacaattacatgcaaaactattttggggatttatcatttgataactacttttcacaatacactcattctacacatagagatgatgaagatagtgacaaatttgaacctcataggaactctatgtggtactaa
- the LOC126624500 gene encoding probable flavin-containing monooxygenase 1: MGKQVAIVGAGISGLLACKYTLSKRFQPIVFESTSSIGGVWIKTVESTKLQTPKPLYQFSDFPWPSSVEEDFPSQHQVLDYIQSYAQHFDLLKHIKFDTKVCGIEYEGASEDEMQAWSHWGGTGEPFSSKGKWKVAVEDKHSRSTEVYLVDFVILCIGRFSDVPNIPEFPFNKGPEAFHGEVIHSKDYAAMDYERARNFVKGKRVTVVGFQKSALDIAMECSNANGIEHPCTVIYKTEHWTLPDYLPWGVPLTYLYVNRFSELLIHKPGEGILLGLLATILSPLRWGFSKFVESYLTKKLGLAKYGMVPKHCFLQEISSCLISTIPEKFYDRVQEGSIILKKSPSSFSFCQEGVLVEGEVSPVKTDLVILATGFRGDKKLKDIFVSPTFQDYIAGSPEAILPLYRECIHGRIPQLAVIGFSESLSNLCTSEMRCRWVAELLGGTFTLPSIKEMEKDVNEWDGFAKRYAGKYYRRSCNGTVHIWYNDQLCKDMGWNPKRKKGLFAELFEPYGPLDYAPS, encoded by the exons ATGGGAAAGCAGGTGGCCATTGTAGGAGCTGGGATTAGTGGCCTCCTTGCCTGTAAGTACACACTTTCAAAGCGATTTCAACCTATTGTGTTTGAATCTACGAGCAGCATTGGAGGAGTGTGGATTAAAACTGTTGAGTCTACCAAGCTCCAAACTCCTAAACCGCTTTACCAATTCTCAGATTTTCCATGGCCATCTTCCGTGGAAGAGGACTTTCCTAGCCAGCATCAAGTTTTGGATTACATCCAATCATATGCTCAACATTTTGACTTGCTTAAGCACATCAAATTCGACACCAAAGTGTGTGGGATCGAGTATGAAGGTGCATCTGAGGATGAGATGCAGGCTTGGAGTCACTGGGGTGGAACTGGAGAGCCTTTCAGCTCCAAAGGGAAATGGAAAGTTGCAGTAGAAGACAAACATAGCCGTTCAACGGAG GTGTACCTTGTGGACTTTGTGATCCTCTGCATCGGACGGTTTAGTGATGTTCCAAACATTCCTGAATTCCCTTTCAACAAGGGGCCAGAAGCATTTCATGGGGAGGTTATACACTCAAAGGATTACGCCGCAATGGATTACGAAAGAGCGCGTAACTTCGTGAAAGGAAAGCGTGTAACAGTTGTTGGATTTCAGAAATCTGCACTGGACATTGCAATGGAGTGTTCGAACGCAAATG GGATTGAACATCCATGCACAGTAATTTACAAGACAGAGCATTGGACTCTTCCTGACTATCTTCCATGGGGTGTTCCCCTGACATACCTATACGTTAATCGCTTCTCGGAGCTGTTGATTCATAAGCCTGGTGAAGGCATCCTACTTGGTCTCCTTGCAACAATTCTTTCACCTCTG AGATGGGGATTTTCAAAATTTGTTGAAAGCTACTTAACTAAGAAGCTTGGGTTGGCCAAGTACGGAATGGTACCTAAGCATTGTTTTCTTCAAGAAATTAGTTCTTGTCTGATCTCAACAATACCGGAAAAGTTCTACGATCGAGTCCAAGAGGGAAGCATCATACTGAAAAAATCCCccagcagcttcagcttttgcCAGGAAGGCGTTTTGGTTGAAGGGGAAGTATCCCCTGTGAAGACAGATTTGGTGATACTCGCTACTGGGTTTAGAGGTGATAAAAAGCTCAAAGACATCTTTGTGTCTCCTACCTTTCAGGATTATATAGCTGGTTCGCCGGAGGCCATATTACCCCTCTACAG GGAATGCATACATGGACGAATTCCACAACTAGCCGTAATTGGATTTTCCGAGAGTCTTTCAAACTTGTGCACCTCCGAGATGAGATGCAGGTGGGTAGCTGAGCTTCTTGGAGGCACATTTACGTTACCAAGCATAAAAGAGATGGAGAAAGATGTGAACGAATGGGACGGATTCGCAAAGCGATACGCGGGCAAATACTATCGGAGATCATGCAACGGTACCGTTCATATATGGTACAATGACCAGTTGTGCAAGGACATGGGATGGAACCCTAAAAGAAAGAAGGGACTATTTGCTGAATTATTTGAGCCTTATGGACCATTGGATTACGCTCCATCTTAA